The Fortiea contorta PCC 7126 genome has a segment encoding these proteins:
- a CDS encoding OmpA family protein encodes MTNSNVDWVCDIKLKKFKGYGNVAFGILPFTVCLLGSGVAVSQTPVRSHSVVENHKGNISQKLPASALRVVVNSNQDGVQADNQLTLREAIELVNGTLAISQLSSAEKTFVQPLTEGNSRIEFSLPPNATTIFVQKELPPLASPGLVIDGSTQPGYKQSESATAEIAIPIPVVAIAPAPNQKVIRGFTVVADRTTIRGLSIYGFNPDFIKQQLGNLLVYDGVPKPVTLTTPPGDIVIAHSIPPNDNQKDVPPQDVVIENNWLGLTTDEKMPEQTSAFGVYVFNAQGAKIRRNRIYFHDGSAIITSVRAENTQIQENIIVGNGIAGMPDALRIEGIVNKLQINNNLICANDGAGVYLFKPEGDVQIRDNRIIYNGRRLRRAAVYITGSNHQITGNTITHQTGPGVVVSAFPQSQRNIIQNNSFAALAGLSIDLNTQGNLDVSDWQRGDGRNPRRNSPNRRLETGNGAINAPEFSSREFLPIGNRVTVQGKADPGSEVTIYRLGDYQQGQQALYESGYGALSQPLASAPVDGQGNFSFTLENLQVGDVVSAIATDPKYGTSEPAFGALIGAKGTAPNLASSPQIDPNSILGCTSRPVPPTPPVTPPIRIETPPAPLRLRVPENVHFALDKSAISPASGIVLDQVAQVLRQYPVIVIEIQGHTDPRASSEYNLALGRRRALAVRNYLLRQGVAPERMTIRSLGESQRVNDGTGRLDYARDRRAEIIYKDIRGIEIIIERQEQDLQLEPDK; translated from the coding sequence ATGACTAATTCAAATGTTGATTGGGTTTGTGATATCAAGTTGAAAAAATTCAAAGGTTATGGAAATGTAGCCTTTGGCATTCTACCTTTTACTGTGTGCCTGTTGGGGTCTGGAGTTGCTGTTAGTCAAACACCTGTGCGATCGCATTCTGTTGTGGAGAATCACAAGGGAAATATTTCACAAAAACTTCCCGCTTCCGCTTTACGGGTAGTGGTGAATAGTAACCAGGATGGTGTTCAGGCTGATAATCAGTTGACTTTGCGGGAAGCTATCGAGTTGGTCAACGGAACTTTAGCTATCTCCCAACTCAGCAGTGCCGAAAAAACCTTTGTCCAGCCGCTGACAGAGGGGAATTCTCGGATTGAGTTTAGTTTACCCCCAAATGCCACCACAATCTTTGTACAAAAAGAGCTACCTCCTCTAGCCAGCCCAGGATTGGTGATTGACGGCTCTACCCAACCTGGATATAAGCAGTCTGAGTCAGCAACAGCAGAGATTGCGATCCCGATTCCTGTGGTAGCGATCGCTCCTGCACCTAACCAAAAAGTTATACGTGGTTTCACGGTGGTTGCAGACCGGACAACGATTCGCGGTTTAAGTATTTATGGTTTTAATCCCGACTTCATTAAACAACAATTGGGAAATCTTTTAGTCTACGATGGAGTCCCCAAGCCGGTAACTTTAACTACACCTCCTGGAGATATCGTCATTGCTCACAGCATACCGCCCAACGATAATCAAAAGGATGTGCCGCCGCAAGATGTAGTCATTGAAAACAACTGGTTGGGCTTGACTACTGATGAAAAAATGCCAGAGCAGACATCGGCTTTTGGGGTTTATGTTTTTAACGCCCAAGGAGCAAAAATTCGCCGCAACCGGATTTATTTTCACGATGGTAGTGCGATTATTACTTCTGTCCGTGCGGAAAATACGCAGATACAAGAAAATATCATTGTTGGTAATGGCATCGCCGGAATGCCCGATGCCTTACGCATAGAAGGCATCGTCAATAAGTTGCAAATTAATAACAATTTGATTTGTGCGAATGACGGGGCTGGTGTGTATTTGTTTAAACCAGAAGGTGATGTACAAATCCGAGACAACCGCATTATTTATAACGGTAGGCGTTTGCGACGGGCGGCTGTTTATATAACGGGTAGCAACCATCAAATTACAGGTAACACAATTACTCACCAGACTGGGCCTGGGGTGGTGGTGTCAGCTTTTCCCCAAAGTCAACGCAACATTATTCAAAATAATTCCTTTGCGGCGTTGGCGGGGTTAAGTATCGACCTGAATACTCAAGGTAATTTGGATGTGAGCGATTGGCAACGGGGAGATGGGCGTAATCCTCGGCGAAATTCGCCGAATCGTCGCCTGGAGACGGGAAATGGGGCGATTAATGCCCCAGAATTTAGTTCCCGCGAGTTTTTGCCTATTGGTAATCGCGTCACTGTTCAGGGTAAGGCTGATCCTGGTTCTGAAGTAACAATTTATCGCCTGGGAGATTATCAACAAGGTCAGCAAGCTTTGTATGAATCTGGGTATGGGGCACTTAGTCAACCCCTGGCTAGTGCACCTGTGGATGGTCAGGGAAACTTTAGTTTTACTCTGGAGAATTTGCAAGTGGGAGATGTCGTGAGTGCGATCGCCACTGACCCCAAATATGGCACTTCTGAACCGGCTTTTGGCGCCTTAATTGGTGCTAAAGGGACTGCTCCCAACCTCGCGTCATCTCCCCAAATCGACCCGAATTCTATCCTTGGTTGCACTTCTCGACCAGTACCACCTACGCCACCTGTTACCCCACCAATCCGGATAGAAACGCCACCAGCACCACTACGGTTACGAGTACCCGAGAATGTCCACTTTGCTTTAGATAAGTCTGCCATCAGCCCTGCTAGTGGTATTGTACTTGACCAAGTAGCACAAGTATTACGGCAATATCCGGTGATTGTGATCGAAATTCAAGGTCATACTGACCCCCGTGCTAGTAGTGAATATAACTTAGCATTGGGGAGACGGCGGGCGTTAGCTGTGAGAAATTACCTCCTACGCCAGGGTGTCGCGCCAGAACGGATGACTATTCGTTCTTTGGGTGAAAGTCAGCGTGTGAATGATGGTACTGGGCGCTTAGATTATGCACGCGATCGCCGTGCAGAAATTATCTACAAGGACATCAGAGGAATTGAAATCATCATCGAAAGACAAGAACAAGACTTGCAGTTAGAACCTGATAAGTAA